One segment of Setaria viridis chromosome 4, Setaria_viridis_v4.0, whole genome shotgun sequence DNA contains the following:
- the LOC140222588 gene encoding uncharacterized protein has translation MGLPLFLADSAQAWLEHIPSGQIHCWNDLKEIFIGNFQGTYTRPGNSWDLRSCRQGSDESLRDYIRCFSRKRTELSNIADADVIGAFLGGTSCRPLVDGCFIIFSGPAAYDSKRRQKLERREVYVAEPTTPAFLDWSGSAITFDRSDHPGRVRHPGRYPLVVNPIVGTTRLTKVLMDGGSGLNILYAKTLDAMGIDRSHLRPSKAPFHGVVPRKQAMPLGQIDLPVTFGTPSNYRKEVLTFEVVGFRGTYHAILGWPCYAKFMAIPNYTYLKLKLPGPNGVITVGTSFQKVY, from the exons ATGGG ccttccactctttctggccgactcggcacaagcctggctagaacatatcccttcgggtcaGATCCactgctggaacgacctgaaggagatattcataggaaacttccagggcacgtatacgcgccccggcaactcttgggatctccggagctgccgccagggatcagacgagtcccttcgggactacatccgatgcttctccaggaagcgcactgagctctccaacatcgcggACGCCGATGTCATAGGGGCCTTCCTGGgaggaacctcctgccggcccctc gtggacggttGCTTCATTATCTTCAGCGGCCCGGCagcgtacgactccaagcgccgtcaGAAGCTGGAACGCCGTGAAGTCTACGTGGCTGAGCCTACAACACCGGCTTTCCTTGATTGGTCGGggtccgccatcaccttcgaccggtccgaccacccgggacgtGTCCGGCATCCGggacgctaccctctcgtcgtcaaccctatcgtcggcacgacgcgcctcaccaaggtgctcatggatggaggcagcggcctcaacatcctctacgccaagaccctcgacgccatggggattgatcgctcccacctccgccccagcaaggcgccgttccacggcgtcgtgccaaggaaacaggcaatgcctctcgggcagatcgacttgcccgtcactttcgggaccccttccaactacaggaaggaggtccttactttcgaggtggtaggattccgtggaacctaccacgccatcttggggtggccgtgctacgccaagttcatggccatccccaactacacctacctcaagctcaagctgccggggcccaacggggtcatcaccgtcggcacgtctttccaaaaggtGTATTAG